In the genome of Chrysiogenia bacterium, the window CAGGACAAGCAGGCCGCCCTGGTGCTGGCACAGTATCATCAGCAAAAAGACGAACTCATCGAGGCCGGTCGCTATTTCGAGGAAGCCGAGGAATGGCTGGCAGCCGCCGATCTCTATTACACCATGAACAACCTGGCCAAGGCGGGCGAGCTCTACGAGCGCGCCGGTGACAACCGCCAGGCCGCCGAGATGTTTGCCGCCGCCGGCGATGCCGAGCGCGCCGCCGCGCTCTATAAAGAGGCGGGCGAGTACGACATGGCCGCCCGCGCTTTCGAGCAGCTCGGCGACCTCACGCAGCAGGCCGAGTCACTGGCTTCCGCCGGCGACAGCCTGGGGGCGGGCAAGCTCTTCTATGAGGCGGGCCTGCTCGACAAGGCCATCCGCATGCTCCAGCAGGTGGGCTCCGAGAGCGCCGACTACCGCGAGTCGCGCGTGATGCTCGGAGAGATTTTTGTGAAAAAGGGCGACCGCCCCGGCGCACGCGCGGCCCTCGGCAAGGCGCTCGAGAACGTCACCCTCAGCCCCGACACGGTGCACGGTTACTATCTGCTGGCCAAGCTCGAGGAGATGGACGGCAACATCGACGAGGCGCGTAGCCTCTACGAGCGCGTCAACGCCGAGAGCTACGGCTACCAGGACGTGGCCATGCGCCTGAAGGCCATTGCCGACGGCAAGGTGCTCGGTCGCAGCAAGGCGGGCAAGTCAGGTTCTGCGCAAGCCATCTCGGACGCGAACACCCGCACCATGGCCAGCGACGTCGACCAATCGGCGCGCACCCAGGCCAGCGACATGGTCTCCAGCGGGCCGGGCGGGGCTGCCGATCCCAACGCGCGCACCATGGCCTCGGTCGCTCCCACGGAGAATCGCTACACCCTCAAGGGCGCGCTCGGACGCGGCGGCATGGGCGTTGTTTACGACGCCATCGACGAGACTTTGAAGCGCGAAGTCGCCTACAAGGCGCTCCCGGATGATCTCAAAGAACACCCCAAGGCCGCCAAGAACCTCATGGAAGAAGCGCGCTCGGCCGCGCGACTCTCCCATCCGAACATCGTGCAGGTCTTTGACGCGGGCAAGGACGAGCGCGGCTACTTCATTGTGATGGAGAAGATCGAGGGCGAGACTTTTGACAAGATCATCCGCAGTCGCCGCATCTCGGTGCCGGGCGTGGTGAACATCGCGCGCCAGATCTGCGCGGCGCTCGCACACGCGCACAGCCGCCACATCGTGCACCGGGATCTCAAGCCCTCGAACCTGTTCTGGACCAACGACAAGATGATCAAGCTGATGGACTTCGGCCTGGCGCGCACCTACGACGAAGAGGTCGGCAAGGTGCAGACGCGCACGGCCGGGACGCCCTATTACATGGCGCCCGAGCAGATTCGCGGCGACGCCATCAGCCCGCAGACGGACATCTACGCGCTGGGTTGCGTGCTCTATGAGCTGCTGTGCAATCGCCCGCCCTTTACCGAGGGCGAGCTGACCTACCACCACGTGCACACCCCGCCCGAGGACCCGCGCAAATACCGCGAGGAAGTCTCGGAGACGCTCTCGCAGATCGTTCTCAAGTGCCTGGAAAAAGCCCCCGAGGATCGCTACGCCAGCGCCGACGATGTCTCGCAGGCGCTGGCCAAGGCGGGCTGAGGAACTATCTCACCGTCTCCCGCCCCTGAACGCGGTACATTGTCTTGACCAGCTTCGCGCCCCGAAACGGCGTCGGCGTGATGATCACCAGGCGCACCCCGTTGTGTTCACGCCAGATGGTGTCCATGCCGTCAGGTGTGTCTTTCCCATACATGAGGGTCTCTTCGACCGCCTCGTCGCTGATGGACTGGGCGGCCGCGCGCTCCTGGGCGTGCCTGCTGAGCGCGATGTTCCCAAGGCCGGGGACGTTTTCGTAGTAGTAATTCACACGCCCTCCTTACGCGCACATTCCAGAGTATAGCAGGTGCCCGGACCGCCGATGAGGCCTGATTCGCCTGCTCTCGCGCGGGGTCAACCGCACTTGCCCCCTTGGCCCGTGGCCGCAATACTCGCCCCAACTTATTTGAGTTGGAGCACGCCATGTTCGTCACCATGAACCGAATTTTCGTAACCCCCGAATACGCCGAGAAGTTCGAGGACAATTTCCGCAACCGCGCCAAGGAAGTCGACAAGATGCCCGGCTTCATCCGCAACGCCGTGCTGCGCCCCAAGGGCGAAGATCAGCCCTACGTCGTCCAGACCTTCTGGGAGTCCGAAGAGCAGTTCAAGGCCTGGGTGGGATCCGACGCCTTCAAGAAGGGTCACGCCCGCTCGGGCACCCTGCCGCCCGAGGCCTTCGCAAAGAAGGGCTCGCTGGAGACGTTTGAGGTGTTTCTGGATACCGAGGCCTGAGGCGTAAGATCCTCGCCAATTCGGCAGTTCTCGCCAGCCGCATCTAACGGAATTGGATCAACTGTCGTGAACGTGCTCGTGGACGTGTTCGAAACGCGCACGCGCACGCGCACGAGCACGTCTACGTTCACGATCTGAACAAAGATGTGAAATGGCCGGGGATGGCCTGCTCAAGACTGGGCT includes:
- a CDS encoding antibiotic biosynthesis monooxygenase: MFVTMNRIFVTPEYAEKFEDNFRNRAKEVDKMPGFIRNAVLRPKGEDQPYVVQTFWESEEQFKAWVGSDAFKKGHARSGTLPPEAFAKKGSLETFEVFLDTEA
- a CDS encoding DUF4258 domain-containing protein, which gives rise to MNYYYENVPGLGNIALSRHAQERAAAQSISDEAVEETLMYGKDTPDGMDTIWREHNGVRLVIITPTPFRGAKLVKTMYRVQGRETVR
- a CDS encoding protein kinase yields the protein MNEQQATEVNPVGEMLAQVRDSDQLSNVVTFLREPPGLYLSLLVVGFFLYYVGRVVFGSTDKGMARNEQKKQRRALMSELNFHKKAGNFHGMGEVYERLGNRDKAMECYKKGGNAVDQARLFREMGERSKAKNILETSNEWEELARMAAEDGEWQTAAVAFEESGKTLSAAEAYERAGDMVRAARLYEAGGMDSKAGELLAAGGGRNAAEILERDLRTSALRGKGAAMSDSDVGRLKRCLEIWAKEGEYQRAFDFAKEMEQWKFAAQLAKRLPPSEELAEICMMGDQHQAAAEIYRQIGQDKQAALVLAQYHQQKDELIEAGRYFEEAEEWLAAADLYYTMNNLAKAGELYERAGDNRQAAEMFAAAGDAERAAALYKEAGEYDMAARAFEQLGDLTQQAESLASAGDSLGAGKLFYEAGLLDKAIRMLQQVGSESADYRESRVMLGEIFVKKGDRPGARAALGKALENVTLSPDTVHGYYLLAKLEEMDGNIDEARSLYERVNAESYGYQDVAMRLKAIADGKVLGRSKAGKSGSAQAISDANTRTMASDVDQSARTQASDMVSSGPGGAADPNARTMASVAPTENRYTLKGALGRGGMGVVYDAIDETLKREVAYKALPDDLKEHPKAAKNLMEEARSAARLSHPNIVQVFDAGKDERGYFIVMEKIEGETFDKIIRSRRISVPGVVNIARQICAALAHAHSRHIVHRDLKPSNLFWTNDKMIKLMDFGLARTYDEEVGKVQTRTAGTPYYMAPEQIRGDAISPQTDIYALGCVLYELLCNRPPFTEGELTYHHVHTPPEDPRKYREEVSETLSQIVLKCLEKAPEDRYASADDVSQALAKAG